The following coding sequences are from one Poecilia reticulata strain Guanapo linkage group LG18, Guppy_female_1.0+MT, whole genome shotgun sequence window:
- the LOC103480185 gene encoding serine/threonine-protein phosphatase PP1-beta catalytic subunit, which produces MAEGELDVDSLISRLLEVRGCRPGKIVQMTEAEVRGLCIKSREIFLSQPILLELEAPLKICGDIHGQYTDLLRLFEYGGFPPEANYLFLGDYVDRGKQSLETICLLLAYKIKYPENFFLLRGNHECASINRIYGFYDECKRRFNIKLWKTFTDCFNCLPIAAIVDEKIFCCHGGLSPDLQSMEQIRRIMRPTDVPDTGLLCDLLWSDPDKDVQGWGENDRGVSFTFGADVVSKFLNRHDLDLICRAHQVVEDGYEFFAKRQLVTLFSAPNYCGEFDNAGGMMSVDETLMCSFQILKPSEKKAKYQYGGMNSGRPVTPPRTAQPPKKR; this is translated from the exons TACGAGGATGCCGCCCAGGCAAGATCGTCCAGATGACGGAGGCAGAGGTGCGCGGCCTCTGCATCAAATCCCGGGAAATATTCCTTAGCCAGCCAATCCTGCTGGAGCTGGAGGCTCCGCTCAAAATCTGCG GTGACATCCATGGACAGTACACAGACCTGCTGAGGCTCTTTGAGTACGGCGGCTTCCCTCCAGAGGCTAACTACCTGTTCCTGGGCGACTACGTGGACAGAGGGAAGCAGTCGCTGGAGACCATCTGCCTGCTGCTGGCGTACAAGATCAAATACCCCGAGAACTTCTTCCTGCTCCGGGGCAACCACGAGTGTGCCTCCATCAACCGCATCTACGGCTTCTACGACGAGT GTAAACGCAGGTTCAACATCAAACTGTGGAAGACTTTTACTGACTGTTTCAACTGCCTGCCCATCGCCGCCATAGTGGACGAGAAGATCTTCTGTTGTCATGGAG gaCTTTCTCCTGACCTTCAGTCTATGGAGCAGATCAGACGGATCATGAGACCCACAGACGTGCCTGACACAG GTCTTCTGTGCGACCTGCTGTGGTCGGACCCTGATAAGGACGTGCAGGGCTGGGGGGAGAACGACCGCGGCGTCTCCTTCACATTCGGCGCCGACGTGGTCAGCAAGTTCCTTAACCGTCACGATTTGGACCTCATCTGTAGAGCTCACCAG GTGGTAGAAGATGGCTATGAGTTCTTCGCCAAGCGGCAGCTGGTGACCCTGTTCTCAGCTCCCAACTACTGCGGGGAGTTTGACAACGCCGGTGGCATGATGAGCGTGGATGAAACCCTGATGTGCTCCTTCCAG aTCCTGAAGCCGTCTGAGAAGAAGGCCAAGTACCAGTATGGAGGGATGAACTCCGGCCGACCCGTCACGCCGCCTCGCACAGCCCAACCCCCAAAGAAACGATGA